The following proteins are encoded in a genomic region of Arcobacter cloacae:
- a CDS encoding OmpA family protein codes for MKLINVKTILSTAVIATMISGCAASNSGNTFGENQNAIIGATLGTITGVVLGNNIGGGNKSRNKVIGAVAGAAIGGAIGYSMDNQAREVAESLNTNVNNNPNAALDPNQDLIVSNTDNYVKIMFRDDMMFETNSANPTYSAQTKISKINSVLQKYPNTLVQVVGHTDSRGTHAYNQNLSNQRASNVGNIIYNSGVSNQIFSRGCSFDKPVALNNSDANMALNRRVEVYLYPNQQSVIDVCK; via the coding sequence ATGAAACTAATAAATGTAAAAACAATTTTATCAACAGCTGTTATAGCAACAATGATTAGTGGTTGCGCTGCTTCAAATTCTGGTAATACTTTTGGTGAAAATCAAAATGCTATTATAGGTGCAACTTTAGGTACTATTACAGGAGTTGTTCTTGGTAATAATATTGGTGGTGGAAATAAAAGTAGAAATAAAGTAATAGGAGCAGTCGCAGGTGCTGCTATTGGTGGAGCGATTGGTTATAGTATGGATAATCAAGCAAGAGAAGTTGCTGAAAGTTTAAATACAAATGTAAATAATAATCCAAATGCAGCACTAGATCCAAATCAAGATTTAATCGTTTCAAACACAGATAATTACGTAAAAATAATGTTTAGAGACGATATGATGTTTGAAACAAATTCAGCAAATCCAACATATAGTGCTCAAACAAAAATATCAAAAATAAACTCTGTTTTACAAAAATATCCAAATACTTTAGTTCAAGTTGTTGGACATACAGATAGCAGAGGAACTCACGCTTATAATCAAAATCTATCTAATCAAAGAGCTAGTAATGTAGGAAATATTATTTATAATTCTGGGGTTTCTAATCAAATTTTCTCAAGAGGTTGTTCTTTTGATAAACCAGTTGCATTAAATAATAGTGATGCAAACATGGCATTAAATAGAAGAGTAGAAGTATATTTATATCCAAATCAACAATCAGTTATTGATGTTTGTAAATGA
- a CDS encoding lysophospholipid acyltransferase family protein: MLKYFKLNILPHILYYLVRIIYLTNKKVYHHPKDDGKPIIICMWHGDLLSQIYNYFYFRKNGKVKAMISHNKDGEIIAKLAANFKIGAVRGSSSKGAAKVLISAIKELKEGNDLAITPDGPRGPRYSVADGIIAIAQKTDSKIVCFNAIPSKYWQFNSWDKFVLPKPFGRIEFYISEPFDVKNLEFEEARETIKSKMLINALP, translated from the coding sequence ATGCTTAAATACTTTAAATTGAATATTCTACCTCATATTTTGTATTATTTAGTTAGAATAATTTATTTAACAAATAAAAAAGTATATCATCATCCAAAAGATGATGGTAAACCTATTATTATATGTATGTGGCATGGAGATTTATTGTCTCAAATTTATAACTATTTTTATTTTAGAAAAAATGGAAAAGTAAAAGCTATGATAAGCCACAATAAAGATGGGGAAATAATAGCTAAATTAGCAGCAAATTTTAAAATTGGAGCAGTTAGAGGTTCTAGTTCAAAAGGTGCTGCTAAAGTTTTGATAAGTGCTATAAAAGAGCTTAAAGAAGGTAATGATTTAGCTATAACTCCAGATGGACCAAGAGGTCCTCGATATAGCGTTGCTGATGGAATTATTGCAATTGCACAAAAAACAGATTCAAAAATTGTTTGTTTTAATGCTATTCCATCAAAATATTGGCAATTTAATTCATGGGATAAATTTGTTTTACCAAAACCTTTTGGTAGAATAGAGTTTTATATTAGTGAACCTTTTGATGTAAAAAATTTAGAATTTGAAGAAGCAAGAGAAACTATCAAAAGTAAAATGCTAATAAATGCACTACCTTAA
- a CDS encoding carbonic anhydrase, translated as MLINDLIKGNKKFREARFPKYEDDLKQLVETGQKPEVLFIGCSDSRVTPDLMLDTKPGDMFILRNVGNFIPPYNPDNDYHGSSAVIEYAVCVLDVKHIIVCGHSHCGACKSLYQDLGDSPDLINVKKWLELGKRAKEYTLLAIQDKSDPEKLYRATERISIVHQMENLLTFPYVEKRVKSGELQIHGWYYKIEDGTIEYYDGEECSFRELKESKNAN; from the coding sequence ATGTTAATAAATGATTTAATAAAAGGTAATAAAAAGTTTAGAGAAGCTCGTTTCCCAAAATATGAAGATGATTTAAAACAATTAGTAGAAACAGGGCAAAAACCAGAAGTTTTATTTATAGGTTGTAGTGATAGTAGAGTTACACCTGATTTAATGCTTGATACAAAACCAGGTGATATGTTTATTTTAAGAAATGTTGGAAATTTTATTCCTCCTTACAATCCAGACAATGACTATCACGGAAGTTCAGCAGTAATTGAGTATGCTGTTTGTGTTTTAGATGTAAAACATATTATTGTTTGTGGACATTCTCATTGTGGAGCTTGTAAAAGTTTATATCAAGATTTAGGGGATTCACCTGATTTAATAAATGTAAAAAAATGGTTAGAATTAGGAAAAAGAGCAAAAGAATACACTCTTTTAGCAATCCAAGATAAAAGTGACCCTGAAAAATTATATAGAGCAACAGAGAGAATTTCAATAGTTCATCAAATGGAAAATCTTTTAACATTTCCTTATGTGGAAAAAAGAGTAAAATCAGGTGAACTTCAAATTCATGGGTGGTATTATAAAATTGAAGATGGTACAATAGAGTATTATGATGGTGAAGAGTGTTCATTTAGAGAATTGAAAGAGAGTAAAAATGCAAACTGA
- the thiS gene encoding sulfur carrier protein ThiS: MTLVINGEIKEFDDSFSLQDIITNLQIENKVMAAAVNMNIVKKDDWSNFIPKNDDKIELLQFVGGG; this comes from the coding sequence ATGACTTTAGTAATAAATGGTGAAATAAAAGAATTTGATGACTCTTTTTCACTTCAAGATATAATAACAAATTTACAAATTGAAAATAAAGTAATGGCAGCAGCTGTTAATATGAATATTGTAAAAAAAGATGATTGGAGTAATTTTATTCCAAAAAATGACGATAAAATAGAGCTTCTTCAATTTGTTGGTGGTGGTTGA
- the mqnE gene encoding aminofutalosine synthase MqnE, whose protein sequence is MSIIEKLEKNIRLEYEDAIKLYDLDLFTLATYANKIRVEKHGKKTYFNINRHINPTNICKDVCQFCAYSASRKNPHQYTLSHEEILEIVKNSSKNDIKEVHIVSAHNPHTGLQWYMDVFKKIKDNFPSIHVKALTAAEIHFLSTEYNLSYEELIDMMIKHGIDSMPGGGAEIFDEKVRKKICGGKVTSEQWLEIHKLWHQKGRKSNATMLFGHVEDRNHRIDHMLRLRNLQDLTGGFNAFIPLVFQTENNYLKVKEPLTGQEILKTYAIARILLDNIPNIKAYWATSTVKLALIAQEFGANDVDGTIEKESIQSAAGASSANGIAQLEFVDLIKNSGFIPVERDSIYNELKTW, encoded by the coding sequence ATGAGTATTATAGAAAAATTAGAAAAAAATATAAGACTAGAGTATGAAGATGCAATTAAATTATATGATTTAGATCTTTTTACCCTAGCAACTTATGCAAATAAAATTAGAGTTGAGAAACATGGTAAAAAAACCTATTTCAATATAAATAGACACATAAATCCAACAAATATTTGTAAAGATGTTTGTCAATTTTGTGCATATAGTGCAAGTAGAAAAAATCCTCATCAATATACACTAAGTCATGAAGAGATACTTGAAATTGTTAAAAATTCATCTAAAAATGATATAAAAGAAGTACATATTGTATCAGCCCATAATCCTCATACAGGATTACAATGGTATATGGATGTTTTTAAAAAAATTAAAGATAATTTTCCATCAATCCATGTAAAAGCATTAACAGCAGCAGAAATTCATTTTTTGAGTACAGAATATAATCTTAGCTATGAAGAGTTGATTGATATGATGATTAAACATGGAATTGATTCTATGCCAGGTGGTGGAGCTGAAATTTTTGATGAAAAAGTACGAAAAAAAATCTGTGGTGGTAAAGTTACGTCAGAACAATGGTTAGAAATCCACAAGCTTTGGCATCAAAAAGGAAGAAAATCAAATGCAACTATGCTTTTTGGACACGTAGAAGATAGAAATCATAGAATTGACCATATGTTAAGACTTAGAAATTTACAAGATTTAACAGGTGGATTTAATGCTTTTATTCCTTTGGTTTTTCAAACGGAAAATAATTATTTAAAAGTAAAAGAGCCTTTAACTGGTCAAGAGATTTTAAAAACATATGCAATAGCAAGAATATTACTTGATAATATTCCAAATATAAAAGCTTATTGGGCAACTTCAACTGTAAAATTAGCTTTAATAGCTCAAGAATTTGGAGCAAATGATGTTGATGGAACTATTGAAAAAGAGTCAATACAAAGTGCAGCTGGTGCTTCAAGTGCAAATGGTATAGCACAACTTGAATTTGTTGATTTGATTAAAAATTCTGGTTTTATACCAGTTGAAAGAGATTCTATTTATAATGAACTAAAAACTTGGTAA
- the miaB gene encoding tRNA (N6-isopentenyl adenosine(37)-C2)-methylthiotransferase MiaB, whose product MSQNKKLFIQTLGCQMNDTDSQHIQAELEKHKGYVATDKLEDADLIIINTCSVREKPVQKLFSEIGQFNKKKKEGAKIGVCGCTASHLGHDIIKRAPYVDFVVGARNISKIKDVVDVKGSVEVSIDNDESTYEFSTAKTNQYRASVNISVGCDKKCTYCIVPSTRGEEISIPPEMIVEQVRKSVELGAVEVMLLGQNVNSYGRRFSDKREKYTFTKLLQDVSKVEGLERIRFTSPHPLHMDDEFIEEFAKNPKISKCIHMPLQSGSTEVLKAMKRGYTKEWFLNRASKMRELIPNLRITTDIIVAFPGETHEDFLDTLDVVNQVKFDQIFNFKYSPRPGTEALNLKDKELPDEIGSERLIELIELHKRHLEDTMPSYVGKTLNVLVESLKPNGEVCGFTDSYLQVFTKGSDELLGKFVDVKITEATRTSLKGEII is encoded by the coding sequence ATGAGTCAAAATAAAAAACTATTTATACAAACTTTAGGGTGTCAAATGAATGACACTGACAGTCAACATATACAAGCTGAACTTGAAAAACATAAAGGTTATGTTGCAACTGACAAGTTAGAAGATGCTGATTTGATTATTATTAATACTTGTTCAGTTAGAGAAAAACCTGTTCAAAAACTTTTTTCAGAAATTGGACAATTTAATAAAAAGAAAAAAGAGGGTGCTAAGATTGGAGTATGTGGTTGTACAGCTTCGCACTTAGGTCATGATATTATAAAAAGAGCACCATATGTTGATTTTGTTGTTGGTGCTAGAAATATTTCAAAAATAAAAGATGTGGTTGATGTAAAAGGTTCTGTTGAAGTTTCAATTGATAATGATGAATCAACTTATGAATTTTCAACAGCAAAAACAAATCAATACAGAGCAAGTGTAAATATCTCTGTTGGTTGTGATAAAAAATGTACTTATTGTATAGTTCCAAGTACAAGGGGTGAAGAGATATCTATTCCACCTGAAATGATTGTTGAACAGGTTCGAAAATCAGTTGAACTAGGTGCTGTTGAAGTTATGCTTTTAGGACAAAATGTAAACTCTTACGGAAGAAGATTTAGCGATAAAAGAGAAAAATATACTTTTACAAAACTTTTACAAGATGTTTCAAAAGTTGAAGGTTTAGAAAGAATTAGATTTACATCTCCTCATCCTTTACATATGGATGATGAATTCATTGAAGAGTTTGCAAAAAATCCAAAAATATCAAAATGTATTCATATGCCTTTACAAAGTGGTTCAACTGAAGTTTTAAAAGCTATGAAAAGAGGATATACAAAAGAGTGGTTTTTAAATAGAGCTTCTAAAATGAGAGAATTAATTCCAAATTTGAGAATCACAACAGATATTATTGTAGCCTTTCCTGGTGAAACACATGAAGATTTCCTTGATACTTTAGATGTGGTAAATCAAGTGAAATTTGATCAAATTTTTAATTTTAAATACTCTCCTAGACCTGGAACAGAAGCTTTAAATTTAAAAGACAAAGAACTTCCAGATGAAATTGGAAGTGAAAGACTTATAGAGTTAATTGAACTTCACAAAAGACATCTTGAAGATACAATGCCAAGTTATGTTGGAAAGACTTTAAACGTTTTGGTTGAAAGCTTAAAACCAAATGGGGAAGTTTGTGGATTTACTGATAGTTATTTACAAGTATTTACAAAAGGAAGTGATGAACTTCTAGGAAAATTTGTAGATGTTAAAATCACTGAAGCAACTAGAACTTCTTTGAAGGGTGAAATTATATAA
- the pyk gene encoding pyruvate kinase → MEKRTKILATLGPASHSVEVIEGLIKAGANMFRLNFSHGSHEYHLETLNNIKAAMKNTGKTVGILQDISGPKVRIGDLKESFELFRDDIITFLKDEIVGYKRGDKDYVVSINYPDILDKVKVDEYIYLYDGTIRAKVIKTGKEVKARIENHGTLSSKKGVNFPNTVIDIDVITKKDEKDIAWGVENEVDYFAISFVQNAKDMKNARKLLNGYKGKLIAKIEKFDAVENIDEIIEVSDGLMVARGDLGIEVPYYDVPTIQKMLIKKANLKGIPVITATQMLLSMTENERATRAEISDVANAVLDGTDVVMLSEESAVGTDPINVVDTMKNIIAKTEDIYNYDKQYKFPYLDEFDVIQATVTKLADDLKANGILALTSSGRSAVKMSRYRPKTPIFTFTHKKKVLNSLTAVWGVEPVGTIKEAQASKMFQKMLKSLDEIGKLKKDGLYVATVGYPVGMPGSTNTIKILTPSEIEYYLNFKEKEKEKNSKDKK, encoded by the coding sequence ATGGAAAAAAGAACAAAAATATTAGCAACTTTAGGCCCAGCAAGCCATAGTGTAGAAGTTATTGAAGGACTTATAAAAGCTGGGGCGAACATGTTTAGATTAAACTTTTCACATGGAAGTCATGAATATCATTTAGAAACATTAAATAATATTAAAGCAGCTATGAAAAATACAGGAAAAACTGTAGGTATTTTACAAGATATTTCAGGACCAAAAGTAAGAATCGGTGATTTAAAAGAGTCTTTTGAACTTTTTAGAGATGATATTATTACATTTTTAAAAGATGAAATAGTTGGATATAAAAGAGGTGATAAAGATTATGTTGTATCTATTAATTACCCAGATATTTTAGATAAAGTTAAAGTTGATGAGTATATTTATTTATATGATGGAACTATTAGAGCAAAAGTTATAAAAACAGGTAAAGAAGTAAAAGCAAGAATAGAAAATCACGGAACTTTATCTTCAAAAAAAGGTGTAAATTTCCCAAATACAGTAATTGATATTGATGTAATTACAAAAAAAGATGAAAAAGATATAGCTTGGGGAGTTGAAAACGAAGTTGATTATTTTGCTATTTCATTTGTTCAAAATGCAAAAGATATGAAAAATGCAAGAAAACTCTTAAATGGATACAAAGGTAAATTAATTGCAAAAATTGAGAAATTTGATGCAGTTGAAAATATTGATGAAATTATTGAAGTTAGTGATGGATTAATGGTAGCAAGGGGTGATTTAGGAATAGAAGTTCCTTATTATGATGTTCCAACTATTCAAAAAATGCTTATAAAAAAGGCAAATTTAAAAGGGATTCCCGTAATTACTGCAACTCAAATGCTTTTATCAATGACTGAAAATGAAAGAGCAACAAGAGCTGAAATCTCAGACGTTGCAAATGCAGTTTTAGATGGAACTGATGTTGTAATGCTTTCAGAAGAGAGTGCTGTTGGAACAGATCCTATTAATGTTGTTGATACAATGAAAAATATCATTGCAAAAACAGAAGATATTTATAACTATGATAAACAGTATAAGTTCCCATATTTAGATGAATTTGATGTTATTCAAGCAACTGTTACAAAACTTGCAGATGATTTAAAAGCAAACGGTATTTTAGCACTTACAAGTTCTGGAAGATCAGCTGTTAAAATGTCAAGATATAGACCAAAAACTCCAATCTTTACATTTACTCATAAGAAAAAAGTTTTAAATTCACTTACTGCTGTTTGGGGAGTTGAACCTGTTGGAACTATAAAAGAGGCACAAGCTTCTAAAATGTTTCAAAAAATGCTTAAATCTTTAGATGAGATTGGAAAATTAAAAAAAGATGGTTTATATGTAGCAACAGTTGGTTATCCAGTTGGAATGCCAGGAAGTACAAATACTATTAAAATTTTAACTCCATCTGAAATAGAGTATTATTTAAACTTTAAAGAGAAAGAAAAAGAAAAAAATAGTAAAGATAAAAAGTAA
- a CDS encoding YraN family protein, with protein sequence MSRDKGEIAEKKAISFLEDLNFKIIETNFYAKKLGEIDIIAKKNQTYHFIEVKSALDYETAINNITKSKLSKIKRSTEYYIQIKQLNTEYCIDAIIITDENIELIENITLQ encoded by the coding sequence ATGAGTAGAGATAAAGGAGAGATTGCTGAAAAAAAAGCTATCTCTTTTTTAGAAGATTTAAATTTCAAAATAATTGAAACAAATTTCTACGCAAAAAAACTAGGCGAAATTGACATTATCGCAAAAAAAAATCAAACCTATCATTTTATAGAAGTAAAATCTGCTTTAGATTATGAAACTGCAATAAATAATATAACAAAATCAAAATTATCAAAGATAAAAAGAAGCACTGAGTACTACATACAAATCAAACAATTAAATACAGAATATTGTATTGATGCAATAATAATAACAGATGAAAATATAGAGTTGATTGAAAATATAACTTTACAATAA
- a CDS encoding SAM-dependent methyltransferase, which produces MINFCTYFNDWLYEKDGYYSNYKQIGKDGDFFTSVSTSSFFGGSIAKKIISSIEEGFLPNNTTILEIGAHHGYLLADIIQFIYTLKPKLLETLNFAIVERFENLQLQQKNYLKESFGDIIKLKHFNDINEVKLQNAYIIANEIFDAFACDLVYTNKNNILQQAFVENHEIKFIDCIDEKIINHCKKYSITKGEIALSYKDFVNTLCSNIKSFEFLTFDYGDRFPRNDFSTRIYEKHAVYPIFEENLDLEKLFKKSDITYDVHFNYLNDCFIENDIKNIKFNTQLKSLVEFGILDLLEILKANVDEKTYLKETQKVKILLEPTGMGDRFKTLNIRK; this is translated from the coding sequence ATGATAAATTTTTGTACTTATTTTAATGACTGGCTTTATGAAAAAGATGGTTATTACTCAAACTACAAACAAATAGGAAAAGATGGTGATTTTTTCACCAGCGTTTCCACTTCCTCTTTTTTTGGTGGTTCAATTGCTAAAAAAATCATATCTTCAATTGAAGAAGGATTTTTACCAAATAATACTACCATTTTAGAAATTGGGGCTCATCATGGCTATTTATTAGCTGATATTATTCAATTTATATACACACTAAAACCAAAACTTCTTGAAACACTTAATTTTGCGATAGTTGAAAGATTTGAAAATCTTCAGCTTCAACAAAAGAACTATTTAAAAGAGTCTTTTGGGGATATTATAAAACTAAAACATTTTAATGATATTAATGAAGTAAAACTTCAAAATGCATATATTATTGCAAATGAGATATTTGATGCTTTTGCTTGTGATTTAGTCTATACAAACAAGAATAATATTTTGCAACAAGCCTTTGTAGAAAATCATGAAATAAAATTTATTGATTGTATAGATGAAAAAATAATAAATCATTGTAAAAAATACTCAATTACAAAAGGGGAAATTGCTCTTTCATATAAAGATTTTGTAAATACTCTTTGTTCAAATATAAAGAGTTTTGAGTTTTTAACTTTTGATTATGGAGATAGATTTCCAAGAAATGATTTTTCTACAAGAATTTATGAAAAACATGCTGTTTATCCAATTTTTGAAGAAAATTTAGACTTAGAAAAACTCTTTAAAAAATCTGATATTACTTATGATGTTCATTTTAATTACTTAAATGATTGTTTTATAGAAAATGATATAAAAAATATAAAATTTAACACTCAACTAAAATCTTTAGTGGAATTTGGTATTTTAGATTTATTAGAGATTCTAAAAGCAAATGTAGATGAAAAAACCTATTTAAAAGAGACGCAAAAAGTAAAAATTCTATTAGAACCAACGGGAATGGGTGATAGATTTAAAACTTTGAATATAAGAAAATAA
- a CDS encoding aminotransferase class I/II-fold pyridoxal phosphate-dependent enzyme, producing MYSKELESIKKSNRFRTREIFDENLIDLASNDYLGLSINKNLFQKAYEKVLNQNFHSPRASMLVNGYTLIHKEFEDKLCEVNNFEAAITVGSGFLANISMIEALIRKNDILFIDEEYHASGILATKLLKPEQVVIFKHNDFKDLENKILQNDKIGRKIIAIEGVYSMGGDLAPIEIFQIADKYKSLLIVDEAHSSGVIGENLLGIFDYYKITPNKYHIKMGTLGKAYGSYGAYILASKQIIDFLTNRAKPIIYSTAPSLFDTALANESLNYIIENKKDLKKQIEKNLQIIYEILGIKSNSLIIPIEIGNNKKVKQLQETLKQKGYLVGAIRQPTVKSAIIRLIAKIDINEKNLIEICNLLKELNVNK from the coding sequence TTGTACTCAAAAGAACTTGAATCCATTAAAAAATCTAACCGTTTTCGAACAAGAGAGATTTTTGATGAAAATCTTATAGACCTTGCTTCAAACGATTATTTAGGTCTTTCTATAAATAAAAATCTTTTCCAAAAAGCTTACGAAAAAGTTTTAAATCAAAATTTTCATTCCCCTCGTGCTTCAATGTTAGTAAATGGTTATACACTCATTCATAAAGAGTTTGAAGATAAATTATGTGAAGTAAATAACTTTGAAGCTGCAATTACTGTTGGTTCTGGTTTTTTAGCAAATATCTCTATGATTGAAGCACTAATTAGAAAAAATGATATTTTATTTATAGATGAAGAGTATCATGCAAGTGGAATTCTTGCAACTAAACTTTTAAAACCTGAACAAGTAGTAATTTTTAAACATAATGATTTTAAAGATTTAGAAAATAAAATTTTACAAAATGATAAAATAGGAAGAAAAATAATTGCAATTGAAGGAGTTTATTCAATGGGTGGCGATTTAGCACCAATTGAAATATTTCAAATTGCAGATAAATATAAATCTCTTTTGATTGTAGATGAAGCTCACAGTTCTGGAGTTATTGGAGAAAATCTTTTAGGTATTTTTGATTATTACAAAATAACACCAAATAAATATCATATAAAAATGGGAACTTTAGGAAAAGCTTATGGTTCTTATGGAGCTTATATATTAGCTTCAAAGCAGATTATTGATTTTTTAACAAATAGAGCCAAACCTATAATTTATTCAACTGCTCCTTCTTTATTTGATACAGCACTTGCTAACGAATCTTTAAATTATATTATAGAAAACAAAAAAGATTTAAAAAAACAGATTGAAAAAAATCTTCAAATCATATACGAAATTTTAGGAATAAAATCAAATAGCCTAATAATTCCTATAGAAATAGGAAATAATAAAAAAGTAAAACAGTTACAAGAGACTTTAAAACAAAAAGGATATTTAGTTGGAGCTATTAGGCAACCAACAGTTAAAAGTGCAATTATTAGATTAATTGCAAAAATTGATATTAATGAAAAAAATTTAATTGAAATATGTAATTTATTAAAGGAGTTAAATGTTAATAAATGA